TCGCTATTTTAAAACTGAAATAGTCCAAAGCTATTTTTTTTGCATATTCTTTTTCTAAAGCATTGGCTTTGCTCCATAAATAAACAGACTCATTGTAGAGTAAACTGTTTTTATAAAATTTTGAAGAATAAGGTTTTATCTTTGTAATTCTGTTATCATCATGTATTCCTCTTATAGCAATCGCCTGATTGATAATTCCGGACTTTAGATGACAGAGATATGCCAGTTTAAGGTTGAAGTCAGAATCCTGATGTACGCGGAGATTTACATTAAAACGGAGATTAGCTTTGTCTAAAGCCGATTTTCTTACTGTTAACGTATTCAGATGAAAAAAAGAGCCAAATGTTTTTGAAGTTAAGCCTAGTAAACCTCTGAAAACCTCTCTTCCTTCCGCAGGATAATTTACGGTGGTAAGATTAGATTCTTTAAATTTCTGCTGAAATTCCTGTTTGCCTTTTTCCGTTAAATATTCCACGCCAATTGCACCAAAAACACCATCGATTTTCGGATCTTTGAAAAGTTCTTTTTCCGCATCAAAGCGATTGGGAAGATAATAATCATCTGCATCCAGAAAAGCAATAAAATCACCTGTTGATTTTTCAATTCCCAAATTTCTTGTCGCTCCTGCGCCGTGATTTCCCTCATCGTGATGCCGGAATAATTTAATTCTGGAATTTTCTGAGGCTAGCTTTTTACAAATTTCTAAAGAATTGTCAGTAGAACAATCCTCTGCCAAAATAATTTCTTTTACCTCATCAAATTGCAGAGCAGATTCTACGGATTTTCTCAA
This window of the Chryseobacterium indicum genome carries:
- a CDS encoding glycosyltransferase family 2 protein codes for the protein MNLNISVIIPVYNASGFLRKSVESALQFDEVKEIILAEDCSTDNSLEICKKLASENSRIKLFRHHDEGNHGAGATRNLGIEKSTGDFIAFLDADDYYLPNRFDAEKELFKDPKIDGVFGAIGVEYLTEKGKQEFQQKFKESNLTTVNYPAEGREVFRGLLGLTSKTFGSFFHLNTLTVRKSALDKANLRFNVNLRVHQDSDFNLKLAYLCHLKSGIINQAIAIRGIHDDNRITKIKPYSSKFYKNSLLYNESVYLWSKANALEKEYAKKIALDYFSFKIA